The sequence taggtttctgacaactgagttaggtctttgacagcagagtttccgctctatgtctattcacTATGGTTTTAGCATTCAACATGAATGATACTTTGGTCTGTCAAAACTAtcattcaaaaatttgattttgaaatttaataatacattCTTTCGAACACGATGACTTTTTAGTCATGAAATTTCCGtaaatttcttttgaatttgcttttacTCTCaaatactacgtttatacgcacgacttattcgcaaataaatatattgaaagtagAAAAATTAGTCGTATAAACAGtgaatcaattttttatttgcaaatagctaactcacgaaaacaattcctgttaacgacactatttgcaaataatattttaaacattgccatattttttaacgtttttagtttttcttttgtttttttaaatatttcattgcgtttttatattaattggaTGGCAAGacaaacaagaatttttaaatctttcgtttttgcatttaaaaaaataagaattttcgtAACCAAAGTGACGTAtaaacatgacaaatatttgacgaaaaagacgtaaccactaaataaaatacattcttttatttatttaaaaatcttattttacttaggatgattcaaaacaacaaaaaaaatagttttattttcgtcaaacaaatttgtgcttaaaaatgtggttacgcttttttaaacaaatatttgccatgtgtgaccctacctttagttaattgcaaattatttttatttgcgaataggatacgtataaacgtagtaaaatataataaagcaTGACTCAAGTTAAGTCACAAAAAAGGTCATCCATATAAACCTCGTATAAACCagacacattttttaattcaaatacagcACTATAAAAGTGCCACCAAGTTCTTgtaaataaaacagaattttgtaTCATTTGCGCCACCTGTCGGTGAGTAGTACTGACTAGAAATGTCAAATGCCAAATGCATCACtgtatttttaatttccttCTTTTTCACCAAAACCTTTTCCAGGTTGGACGTTTGTTTGTTAGCGCTCCACagtctaataaaaataaagtatgACTGAAACTTTACAATTACGCGGTACCCTTTTGGGTCACAGTGGATGGGTTACACAAATCGCCACTAACCCCAAGGATCCCGATACCATTATCTCTGCTTCTCGTGGTAAGTATTCAATCAAGTGTTGAACTGTAGTTGGCATCACAAATACAATTATAATCCTTGAACATCTTGGTAATCCTTAAGCATAAACtaattgatatttgtttttattatagacAAGACCTTGATTGTCTGGAAGTTGACCCGCGATGAAGATACCAACTACGGTTTCCCCCAAAAGCGTTTGTATGGTCACTCTCACTTCATCAGTGACGTAGTATTGTCCTCTGACGGTAACTACGCTTTGTCTGGTTCCTGGGATAAGACTTTGCGTTTGTGGGATTTGGCAGCTGGCAAGACCACTCGTCGTTTCGAAGATCACACTAAGGTGGGGAATTGTGTTTTAGTTATATGAAAACTGTTTATGAATAGGTCAAAGTGACAGGGTATATtgattcaatataaaaaaaaaacagaaatggtATGGAGCTTGTTAGGAGTTTagaaatgtttattgtttaaaataattgaaaggCTCCATGCCgacaaatgaaaatgaaataaatgtgTCGCCCATGCGGGGCAGAATTTCTGGTTGATCATCTTTAAGAGTTATGCGGAATGTTGTCTCACCATTGTACGCATTTAACACTACTCTCTTGAACTGAATAAAGGAGTGGTTTCTCGTAAGTGTTTAACTATTAAGAAAATTTGCATTTAACTTTTATGTTTAGTTGTTTTACAATAACTTTTCTGTTGTTTATTAACAACTAattttttgctttcttttttaatgttgttattttttgcaattttaggaTGTTTTGTCTGTTGCTTTCTCTGCTGACAACCGTCAAATCGTTTCTGGTTCTCGGGACAAGACCATCAAGTTGTGGAACACTTTGGCTGAATGCAAATTCACCATCCAAGAAGATGGTCACTCCGATTGGGTATCTTGCGTACGCTTCTCCCCCAACCACTCCAACCCCATCATTGTATCTTGCGGTTGGGATCGCACCGTCAAGGTCTGGAACTTGGCAAACTGCAAGTTGAAGAACAACCACCACGGCCACAATGGCTACTTGAACACCGTTACCGTTTCTCCCGATGGTTCCCTCTGCACATCTGGTGGCAAGGACTCCAAGGCTCTCTTGTGGGACTTGAATGACGGCAAGAACTTGTACACCTTGGAACACAACGACATCATCAACGCCTTGTGCTTCTCCCCCAACCGTTACTGGTTGTGCGTTGCCTACGGTCCATCCATCAAGATCTGGGATTTGGCATGCAAGAAAACCGTCGAGGAACTCCGCCCCGAAGTCGTCAACGGCTCCAAGGCTGACCAACCTCAATGTTTGTCTTTGGCCTGGTCCACTGATGGCCAAACCTTGTTCGCCGGCTACTCCGACAACACCATCCGCGTATGGCAAGTCTCTGTCTCTGCTCATTAAGTGCAGACAGTTCTACAGCATTATACTACTACAACCACCACTTTCAACAACCATCATCATTATGTTTTTACCAATTGTATGCATCCTGGTGATCATCGCAAGCGAGTTTTTAAGCAAGAACAGTATCGTAGTAGATAAACAAGATTTacatagaaaaatgtatttattttgagcgctgatttgtttattatataaacaaataaataacaagttaaaaaattgtatattcttttatttgaaCTGATAAGTAGTTGTGTGTCAACCCTTCTGGGGGACGGACTgtgtattaattttcttttagtttttaaggcatattaatttaaaataaagtaggattttttttataaatattacaaaataattgcaAGTACTAGTTTATATTGGGAGCCAATTTTGGgcaaattactaaaaattttagaaaatataaggAAGAAATTGTATTTCAGCAATTATGCGTTTTTTAGGTACACTGCAGTAGGTTTGTTCTCggttggagaaaaaaaattaaggaaaataattaaaaaattttataaaacctcAATTTGCAAGTCCTTCGGAGTTGTAAAACCCAGAATTTTAATGATACGAATTACCGCAtttgatatcgagtaaaattgatcgtaattttcttgAGATTATGGCATTCTATTTGATCAAgcaatttattacattttattgtatcaaaaaaaataattcgaaattttGGTCCCAGATTTGTTTGTTCGAAAAGCGAAAAATCGTTCTTTCGTACTTTCGAAAAGCGTATATTGCGTTTTCGGTTTGAAAACGCTAAACAAGcgaccgaacttcagttgccaGTTTGACAACAGAAATGATAGCTGCCAGTTGCCATCTGTAATACCATTTTGGCAACTAACAAcacaactgaagttcggttgccatccataatcgacctaTTAGGTCTATGCCGAGGTCGATAATCAAATTCGATTCGCAAATTTAAACAGTCTCTAAATTAAAGTGtactttttctgtcgttttTAAAACCGATTATGACAATGATTGCATTATATGACAACCCCGATTAACATCGGTTTATTAGTGACCATTGGGAAGGGCGCCTGGGAGAGACCACTCTGGGTGAGTCATGCTGAAAGCTAGTTCGCCATGGTTCAGTCTAGTGCTCCCAAAAAGACTTCGCGGATTTTTTATTGATGATTGAGTCATATATATAcaacccaattatgaataaaaattccgcgggagtttttttccttttctcatttttcctattcaatttcaatgagaaaaaactcccggggaacaaactccagcggaattttttattcataattgggctgatatttttttttaaactttatgctCCACTTTCAATATCTTATCAATAATAGGTTTATTTCCTTCCAAAAAAATCCACTTCTATGAGGTAAAATATaaaggcctgtcacagaatttcattccgatcgaaattggaattaatttcgtattttgtttcttcaggaaaagtaaaacgaaaatttcggAATGAAAGTGGAATtcacatttgttttaatatgaaaaacgctgtcaaattaaaatcagaaatacagaattatgaaatatttttgaaattaatatattacacggaatctgaagaacctaaaacgaaatcgatcggaataaaaactacggaattgaaaccattccgaacaaaatgtgtgacaggcctgattaagcgtattcatttaaaaaaaatggaaaattacacccTGAttacttttacacaacaaacacaaggaaaaaaatccaaaaaaacgtattttttttgtggaattttgttttgtgttttgtaAAAGTGCAtgatacaacaatataaggtacgctcagtaaaaaataaattctcaattatacatttcttgtaacgtcaaacaaaagaaaatatgaaaacaaatgaaaatcaaagtttgacgttatagggctaaatattgaaaactctccctagtgattctaccttctacaattattgtatcatggtaaaagtgtaaaaaaatcagagtgtaattttccatttttttaaatgaaaaatatcgaaaaaattataaatattttttacattaggtatgttcatttactttcctagtaaatacttgcaacgagagaataaaatcttaaattctcaaaaatagtaaaaataaattaacgcttttccagtaacaattgttttatacacacaattttatttttttattccttttaaaatgtataaatactcacattttcttaaattttattgaaaattcttttttttgaaattttttcaccacaaaaataaaattgtaaataaaaaacaataacacaaaacatatgaaatatacaggactgtcacagaattccattccgatcgaaagtggaattaattccgttttttgctttttcagaaaaagtaaaacgaacatttctttcggaatgaaaccactttcagtttttaaagaggaatttatatttctttgtaattatttgtttttctaaaatttttaatcagtttgtgaaacaaaacttcaaatttgctttaatataaaaaacgctgttcaaattaaaatcagaaatacagaattattaaaaatttttggaattaataaattacacggaatctgaagaacctcaaaagaaatcgatcggaattgtaactacggaattgaaaccattccgaacaaaatgtgtgacaggcctgataagctgctaacgagttcaaaatagaacttgtaatagtttgcaacgagagatcactctacttgcaagttttttgagttaatgaacgctaacaattttagttattgaacagagctattattaacattttgaaataactaAAGGCcagaatttcaaatattttcagtttaagtatttttttttttggccagcGTCAAAATGTTGCAATTTATTTCCGCATACGTTATCTATTGGTttgctttgaaattttttcaataacataaaaaaaatcacattgttctaatatttcacaatggtttggaaatgttattattgtctttcaagcaaaaaatttcctaaaataagaCTATGTACTCTGTATGTTATGTAATTggaaccaaccagcagagacctgcccCGAACgcttaagagtcggttaagccgagccgccgagtcatAAAATATTAGATCAAAAGTggaagtaaaacgaaaattgctttcagaatgaaaccactttcagttttcaaagtggaattgatattcctttgtaattttttttaccaaattttaccGGAACACCGAATAATAACCGAAACGGATATTTTGGTCTAATTTATTTGAGatctacttaaaaaaataaaaacacacgtGCCTTTACACACAGAAGCaacacaaaaatgttaaaacttaCCCTTTAAGCAAATCTACTATAACTTGTAATAAAGAAAACACTTTAAGAATAAAACTATTATTAATAGTAGGTATATTTTCGTTTggtaactgttttttttttcattttcaacaatttcaattgaaatttatctaattttttttttcgtaaaaatttagttaattaaaattttacagatattttttgtttttaatatttggtttaaagaaataaatttagaaaactcGTTTAAAACTAACGTATACGAGAAACAATTATGTATGTTTTGTGAGGTGTTGgtgttttgaataaattaaaaatacattcattattaaataataacaaaaacaacgtACATAATAAATATCATTAttagcttagtgtgcaaacGTGCTAATTTCCATTTCTAGAGTTttgaattaaaatcataattttcctaaaaagtggacttagcacgtttgcacactaagctaacgatatatagattaaataaaataggaaacaaacaaaacaataactaaattaaaaaaaaaataatttctcaaCATTTTCCATTGCAGTTTTTCTAGCTACGAAACAAACATCTTAAAGAAATTAATTGTGTAAAGGAGGGAAGGGGAGGAGGTTGGTATAGGATGTATAAATATGAAAGCGCTCTATAAGAAACAGGCGGGTGTGGTGGGTATTTTGCTtgtttgttttactttaaaacaaaatctaacttaaatattaaaatgcgtAGATTTTACATAAATGAATTTGATTTTAGCTTTGGGCACTTCTTTTTAATGATCtgacattttgttattataattgcataaggggttaaaataacaaaattcattttataGGTGCGCGATTTAGAATGCAACAAAGACTCGACGATCTTacgaaagtgttttttttatttttttgtttgtttatgagtatgtttattatttagcACGAACACTGTTCGAGCGATTCAAGTTGGTCGAGGCAATGGCAGAAGCTGCTGACTTAGCGGTCTCCTTTTTAGAATTGTTCGGCACATTTGACCCAAGGGACGATGATGCTGAAGCGGCATTAGATACCGAAGTGTTGGCGGCTGAACCAATACGATATACACCATTTTTGAAGGCTATTACTAGAACCGTAATATTGTCTACAGAGCCACGATAATAGGATTGCAAGGCCAGCGATTTGGCTCCAAAATCTGGTTCAGTGATGTGTTCCTTTATAAAGCTGCAAGCTTCCTCATTGGTAAACGTATCCCAGAGACCGTCAGaagccaaaattaaaaatgtaggcCTGCAAAGAGTAAGAAATAatgaatgaatatattttaaaatggacTACTTTTTAATATGACTTACTTGTGATCATTTAAATCAAATGTTAGAATATCTGGATTAGCTATGACtagatttttgtcttttaagGGATAATCTCCTAGAGCTCTTGAGGTAGCCAATATGCCAGCTACACGCCACACACCTCTGAAGGCTATAAAGCCACCAGCATCATGAATCCGTTTGCGTTCTCTAACCTATAAAATgaagaatataaaaatgtaagtaATGTGGGCTTTGCTAAAATGTAATtgtacaaaataattttgaaagtatttttattatattataatctTGCAAACTCCGAAAGCACCAAATAATGTCGCTGGAAATGAATATATCAAAGGTATCCATTCTCACATCATTAAATATGACTTGGACTTGAAGCTTACAAGAGACAAACAGGACATCTACTTCGGCGAAACTGAAAAATCAAATCCACAGAGGAGAATTCCAATACAAATGAGAACATTTTCACAGTGCAGGATTCTTTCAAATAACTCCTACAGTGAACTGTGCTTCTGTGACGCTATGATGGGGTAACATAGCACCATTTTTTTCCGAAAGAGAGGTTTACTAATTCGATTTTTTGGACAACATATTGCTTAAAAATTAACCATAGAACTTTTGCAAGACTGGCAAGGGTATATTGTAAAGAAGAAtacatttgtatttaatataaattgttgTGATAATGTTTCCGAAAatgattttattggtttaaaagaaaagtattttaccacttaaattatttttaaagaaaattgcatttcttttgattattttaagcACTTACCTGTTGTGGTTTATGATCGAAAGACAGCGGTATGGCAATTCCTCTAGAGTTGCACATAACACCGCGGGAATCGCCAACATTAGCGACTATTAAACGGCTGCCCTGGATGATGGCTATTAAAGCTGTGGTACCGGCTATGTTGgtctaaaaaatcaaaataaaagaaaaatattagcTATTTCTAAAGACTTTCAAAATGAACACTAGTGGAAGtgaaattaaactaatttacaatcagttttaaaaatgtataaattttgtatggaaatttagttttataaacgtttttttaaaaattgtttatgaatatgagGCTTTACCccttaatattgtaaaattaattttctggagattgaatatttttttgtttttaatttcattcagTTCACACAAATAACATGTAAGCGTATATTTAACTCTTATCCTGTACTGATGGGTCAAAATTGCTCAAACAgtttttaatgctttaaaagAGGAAGTTGCATCTTTTGTCCAAATGGGTCAAAAAGCACGAAATATTCGTGCTTTTTAAGAATCATTCCGAGACAtgtgtataaaacaagtaagcgagctatattcggctgtgccgaatcttatatacccttcaccaaattgtacttcaaaatacaaattttaaatatttttaggtaaacaaaattgattttttttccagttaatttttgaaattttttttttgaattgttattttaaatttaaaaaaaaaaaatgtttggtttttaaaaattttttttgttgaaaaaaaaaaaaatcgggttaaaaaatattttttccgatatatacgtcgttgcaaaggtctttgaaatatctatcattagatatccatattgtctatattaaagacttaaaaatccagatataggtcaaaaataggtaaaaatcgaggttgtccaggtTTTATCCTCATATCagcaccgattttgctgattttaaatagcaaacttctcgaaaccatgtcttgacagaattattgaagatcagaaaattgatttcaacagacagacggacagacagacagattaagatatggcttaatcgactccgctatctataaggatccagaatatatatactttatagggtcggaaaattatgtggaaattacaaacggaatgacaaacttatatatacccttctcacgaaggtgaagggtataaaaaaatattcagaagTACATTATAATGGGTTAATTAAACAATACTACTAACCGTTTTTTTCGCTGCCTCCACCAATTTATAATCGGCCGCTAGTACTTCATCGGTTATTAATTTGCCGAAATTAATTTTGCCACTTTCAATATAACACTTGGCATCAAACTGTTGTGGACCCTTGCCATCGTTAGTCGTtaaatctttattattattgttatttaaaaaactatccTTAACACTAGAACCACCGCCTACACCACGTAAGAGGGAGTTTAATTGTAGAGTAAAAACATCTGATGAATCTCTATCACTCGATTTTTTCGAAGCACAATCGTCGTTAAcactgaaatttaaataaaatgtaattaagtaattgtaaattaaattgaatcAATCCATCTATTGATTAAAATGTTGTAACACATATTTTACGTCAGTTTCATAGAATTATTGTGAAAtcctaatatttcattttaatcgAGTCATAATGAATTGCGTTTCCGTtccgtaaaaaaaaaattacagtttAACGACGTCtgtattttcaattgtttttgtgttttttttttttgttttgtttttattgttattgttcgTTTGTGATGTCCAGATTGTAAATCTTTTTCACTTAGATGCGATTTATAATTTGTGCTGCGCATTTTTGTGTTGTAgtataattgttttgttttatttattaaaacaaaaaaccaaaagattttgtttttcttaaaacatttgtaaatgaaatcttaaacatttaattgtatAGAAcaatgttaatgaaaaatttcaatggAGCTGTATTCACACATTCATTCAtatattatatttcagaacaaaacaatttgaatgccatttttccaaaaaaattaaatatatttaaaaaaggaatgctaaatatgtatgtttgtgtgaTTAAATCGATTTTGATTCTTTAGATTTGTTTTCGAATGCACTAATAAattgatgtttattttaaaatctgcaaaatttttatttctaaaataaaatgttgcctTGTAAAGGATAACTTCTTAAAATGTTGAACCGACAACACAATTTGGTTTACATTTTTAGAATAAGACATGTTATCCAATCAATTACAGAAATGCTCTTTTAAGAAAAGaacataaaaaatgcaatttaagtaaaaaataaaatttatttattccaaCTTAAATGTTTATTGTCCTTTACATATAAAACAAAGAGAAACTTACCTTGTGGTCTTTCGTAAACTATCACGTCTCCTAATTACTGGTTCATTTTCCTTATTGCTACCATCATTATTATTGTCTTTGCGGCTTGCTTTCCTTTTCAAATACGGACTAGCATCATATTCCACATAGTCTTTATCAATATCGGCTGCATTGGCTGCCATCAAATTTTTCTGTTCCAATTTTTGGACACCCAACAACTTGGTTGTTTCGATGAccttgttataaatatttttaaccaagaTATCTTTGGCAAAGTCGGCCGCAAATTCACCACCATGACCATCAAATACGGCAAAAAATGAAATGCCCgtattattgttaatattttccTCGAGAATGaaactgaaatgaaaaataataacaaaaaaaagaaaacaaattaaataaataaactatttgttatgtttatataaataaataagatgAATATgccaatataattttgtttttatgtggaataaaataaatttagtataaacaaaatctaaaagcaaaataattagGTGGTATTATGATGGTTTTAACTAGATTTATAGCTTTTAAAACAGTATTTATAAAGATTGTTCTAAAAACGACCAGGCATTTTATTCAcactataaaatattatatcgATCTAGCACCTTACAACCTATTGAATTagcaaattgtttaacaaatggTTAGATCATCTTAATCAAATTGATTCAAATAAGCAATTCACAGCAAAGTGCGCTAAACTGTGCTGattgacatttttcgaaagttcgacagaattaattcttaattcaattttcaaaatctaattaaattgtatatcttaatcattccattaaataatacattacATATTAGTTCATAGACTTAAGTCTTTATACCACTTCAAACGTATTAAATTCATTACtttgaaaattcattaattccttattgaatcatttaagttttatttgattcaaatccattacaaaatagcttaattATTATCTAATGattaaattgttcttcaattcaaatcaaaatttaattaatttatttgaaacttAGCTTATATTGATTGATTCTTTTTTGTCACccataaccaagttataattttattatctcTAAATGATAACTAGCGAGGATTTAGTGATTTACTGAGCCACCAACACGTCTAAgaatttcatttctatattaatCGCTAACTTCATACTGCTCTATTCTAATCGCTAACTTCACGGCTCTTAATGCTCATTCATAACATGTCGAAATCCAACTATTAACATCCCAGGATTTGGTGTTTAGAGGAAAAACATCGAATATCGGAAAAGTGGACCTGACTATTAAATGTTGACAGAAACATTTAGGTTAGTTGATTGACTGCTAGGTGAAAGCATTTAATAAGACCATAAAACTCAAAGAGATTGAGTTACTAGTAGAGTGGTCAAACCGTGGTCAATTcgaaaaatcgtattttttttttcaattttccgtttttttttttaaaccgggTTTTATTATGGGAGGTTGGTTATTATGTAGTTCGTTTCGAAACGAAACACTTTCAAAATACAATGTATAACTGCCTGTTTCTCTAAAttgtaaaacaacaaatacattttaaattgttttgttattttcaatataaaatacgaaagaaaatgttcgttcgcatttagagaaacaggcagtaaagcatacaaattcgaacGAATTTCTTATCGAAAGGAGTTACATAATAACCCTCATggttttttgtctcgaattattcgacaaaatcgaatattttttttatttatttaaagattatCGCGCGTCATTGTCATTATTTTGTAAGGACAATCAGTcacgttttcgttttttttgtcTTCGACAATTTTGCATCTCGTTCTGGAGTGTGCGATGTAGCTTCATATAACGGTTCCTGTTCTACGTAGTTTACACCAACCGCATGTCTTTTAATTTGGAGACCATAAAAACTCATTGATACTGGTGGAGTACCAGTTATAACTCAAATCGTAAATTGGTGGAGCACCATTTATAACTCGACGTATGAACGGTGAAGTATGTACCAATATCACTgttgatttttaataacatgTTTAAGCTTCCTATACGAAGATATAGGTCGACTAGGGACTTAATTGAGTCGACGTGGCATAACCTGGTAATTTGTATTATAGTTAAATTAACAAACATTGGCAGATAGAAAGAAGTCAGAAAACATATcgagcaaaaaatataaattgtttatgcttAATTTATACTTCAATtcataaattgacaaaaaaaactaaaacccgGTTGTTCGAACTGATTTTTGATAACTAAAACcgtaaaccggtttttaaaaattacgctttttTTGTAGTTAGAATTTACACAAAACATAACATTGTTCAAAATCACTCATGTAATTATATGATAACATAGTATATTTGCCGCAACCATATCGTACCCATGTATTTTCTCAACGATTCAATGctgaattattatattaaactaGTTgttcgccccggcttcgcccggtagcatttactaatgttagttcttcaagtttctccaacctaCGCACACCagtctgttcttatttatttgcaaataaaatatgtaaatttgtactgcatactttagggagcttttttattacagttgactggattaaaaaaaaaaagaatttccgagttttacccggaattttttttctttacaaaccatctcctgaaaatttcgaatcgaataaaaaaaaatcagccaaatagctccagccgttctcacgtgatgacatgacgtgatacatggaccatttcatttttatatatatagatgtaaCAATAATCCATCCAATCCAATAGAAATTccccaaaaaatgtttttgattttgaactAGGGTTCCTAATCTGGAAAATTTCCCGGAAATTCTCgggaatatttatttagaaatttctgTATTTCTGTACATACAGTATTATTGTAACACAGAATCATTGTGTTTTCATGTCAATCTAATGATTCGATTATATCCGTATCTTTTTTTTCGATACAAGAAACAGAAAATCATTTGATTAACAATAATTTCGGTTACCACAACTAAAAAAtctattcgattggcaacaaatcagAATGAATCTGTGCtgaaataatactgtaaatacagacatttctaaataaataatcGCTGAAATTTTTCCCGATTAGGAATCTTATTTTGAACGCTAaggaaaacatattaaaatatttttaacatagtAAGTATGTAGTTCTGGAATCTCCTCTGTTCTTATTACTATCCGACTGTGCg comes from Calliphora vicina chromosome 2, idCalVici1.1, whole genome shotgun sequence and encodes:
- the LOC135950030 gene encoding protein phosphatase 1L isoform X2 — its product is MMHTNNNNISCTTTTHHHTQTLFIRSLKRSISFNSAVDTWSRGLLGRIQATLSGRQKSNRMKLLEASGQGDHQSWEALRAQSSAYAILGRRPRMEDRFILEENINNNTGISFFAVFDGHGGEFAADFAKDILVKNIYNKVIETTKLLGVQKLEQKNLMAANAADIDKDYVEYDASPYLKRKASRKDNNNDGSNKENEPVIRRRDSLRKTTSVNDDCASKKSSDRDSSDVFTLQLNSLLRGVGGGSSVKDSFLNNNNNKDLTTNDGKGPQQFDAKCYIESGKINFGKLITDEVLAADYKLVEAAKKTTNIAGTTALIAIIQGSRLIVANVGDSRGVMCNSRGIAIPLSFDHKPQQVRERKRIHDAGGFIAFRGVWRVAGILATSRALGDYPLKDKNLVIANPDILTFDLNDHKPTFLILASDGLWDTFTNEEACSFIKEHITEPDFGAKSLALQSYYRGSVDNITVLVIAFKNGVYRIGSAANTSVSNAASASSSLGSNVPNNSKKETAKSAASAIASTNLNRSNSVRAK
- the LOC135950030 gene encoding protein phosphatase 1L isoform X1; its protein translation is MDDELEDKVFYQTYVSHMKILSKFAVGFSSINSPLAYIWKLCRLYVLRPEVIFCGVILFILLLYLQAVDTWSRGLLGRIQATLSGRQKSNRMKLLEASGQGDHQSWEALRAQSSAYAILGRRPRMEDRFILEENINNNTGISFFAVFDGHGGEFAADFAKDILVKNIYNKVIETTKLLGVQKLEQKNLMAANAADIDKDYVEYDASPYLKRKASRKDNNNDGSNKENEPVIRRRDSLRKTTSVNDDCASKKSSDRDSSDVFTLQLNSLLRGVGGGSSVKDSFLNNNNNKDLTTNDGKGPQQFDAKCYIESGKINFGKLITDEVLAADYKLVEAAKKTTNIAGTTALIAIIQGSRLIVANVGDSRGVMCNSRGIAIPLSFDHKPQQVRERKRIHDAGGFIAFRGVWRVAGILATSRALGDYPLKDKNLVIANPDILTFDLNDHKPTFLILASDGLWDTFTNEEACSFIKEHITEPDFGAKSLALQSYYRGSVDNITVLVIAFKNGVYRIGSAANTSVSNAASASSSLGSNVPNNSKKETAKSAASAIASTNLNRSNSVRAK
- the Rack1 gene encoding small ribosomal subunit protein RACK1, producing the protein MTETLQLRGTLLGHSGWVTQIATNPKDPDTIISASRDKTLIVWKLTRDEDTNYGFPQKRLYGHSHFISDVVLSSDGNYALSGSWDKTLRLWDLAAGKTTRRFEDHTKDVLSVAFSADNRQIVSGSRDKTIKLWNTLAECKFTIQEDGHSDWVSCVRFSPNHSNPIIVSCGWDRTVKVWNLANCKLKNNHHGHNGYLNTVTVSPDGSLCTSGGKDSKALLWDLNDGKNLYTLEHNDIINALCFSPNRYWLCVAYGPSIKIWDLACKKTVEELRPEVVNGSKADQPQCLSLAWSTDGQTLFAGYSDNTIRVWQVSVSAH